Proteins encoded together in one Thermomonospora curvata DSM 43183 window:
- a CDS encoding DNA-3-methyladenine glycosylase yields the protein MSDLLDRDFFDRPVEEVAPSLLGQIVVHHTGDGEVAIRLTEVEAYAGPMDPASHSYRGRTPRNAVMWGPPGHVYVYFTYGMHFCMNLVCGPDGTASAVLLRAGEVIDGRDLAAARRPRSSFRDLARGPARLCQALGVAREHNGLDACDADSPLRVLAGDPVDPSRVRTGPRVGVSAAKETPWRFWIDGEPSVSQYRMHVPRRRRTTGTG from the coding sequence ATGAGCGACCTCCTCGACCGTGACTTCTTCGACCGCCCCGTCGAGGAGGTCGCTCCCAGCCTGCTCGGCCAGATCGTCGTCCACCACACCGGCGACGGCGAGGTCGCGATACGCCTCACCGAGGTCGAGGCGTACGCCGGGCCGATGGATCCGGCGTCTCACTCCTACCGGGGGCGCACCCCCCGCAACGCGGTGATGTGGGGACCGCCCGGGCATGTGTACGTGTACTTCACCTACGGCATGCACTTTTGCATGAACCTGGTGTGCGGCCCGGACGGCACGGCCTCGGCGGTGCTGCTGCGCGCCGGCGAGGTCATCGACGGCCGTGACCTGGCCGCCGCCCGCCGTCCCCGCTCCTCCTTCCGCGACCTGGCCCGCGGCCCGGCCCGGCTCTGCCAGGCCCTTGGCGTCGCCCGCGAGCACAACGGCCTGGACGCCTGCGACGCCGACTCCCCGCTGCGCGTCCTGGCCGGCGACCCGGTGGACCCCTCGCGGGTGCGGACGGGGCCGCGTGTCGGAGTGAGCGCCGCCAAGGAGACTCCCTGGCGTTTTTGGATCGACGGCGAACCGAGCGTGTCGCAGTACCGCATGCACGTCCCCCGCCGTCGCAGGACCACCGGCACGGGCTGA
- the tyrS gene encoding tyrosine--tRNA ligase encodes MTDVLEDLAWRDLIAQSTDLDELRALLAAGPVTLYCGFDPTAPSLHLGNLIQILTLRRFQLAGHRPIGLVGGATGLIGDPSGKSAERTLNSEEVVAAWVERIRAQVAKFLDFEGPNAALMVSNLEWTGPMTAIEFLRDIGKHFPVNRMLARETVKTRLETTGMSYTEFSYVLLQAMDFLELYRRYGCRLQTGGSDQWGNLTAGVDLIRRVEGGTAHALTTPLLTKADGTKFGKTAGGETYWLDPELTSPYAFYQFWINADDRDVEKYLKVFSFRPREEIQQLVKESAERPAARIAQRALAEEVTTLVHGADECAKVVAASRALFGQGALEELDERTLGAALAEVPRMEIPPGDLPPVVDLLAGSGLCKSKSEARRTIAQGGAYLNNTKVTSEEAVPTTEDLLHGRFLVLRRGKRNVGGVEVVRRA; translated from the coding sequence GTGACCGACGTCCTTGAGGACCTGGCGTGGCGCGACCTGATCGCGCAGTCCACCGACCTGGACGAACTGCGGGCGCTGCTCGCCGCGGGGCCGGTCACCCTCTATTGCGGGTTCGACCCCACCGCCCCCAGCCTGCATCTGGGCAACCTCATCCAGATCCTGACCCTGCGCCGCTTCCAGCTGGCCGGGCACCGCCCCATCGGCCTGGTCGGCGGCGCCACCGGGCTGATCGGCGACCCCAGCGGCAAGAGCGCCGAGCGCACCCTCAACTCCGAGGAAGTGGTCGCCGCCTGGGTCGAGCGCATCCGCGCCCAGGTCGCCAAGTTCCTGGACTTCGAGGGCCCCAACGCCGCGCTCATGGTCAGCAACCTGGAGTGGACCGGGCCCATGACGGCCATCGAGTTCCTGCGCGACATCGGCAAGCACTTCCCGGTCAACCGGATGCTGGCCCGTGAGACGGTCAAGACCCGCCTGGAGACCACGGGCATGAGCTACACCGAGTTCAGCTACGTGCTGCTGCAGGCGATGGACTTCCTGGAGCTGTACCGGCGCTACGGCTGCCGCCTGCAGACCGGCGGCAGCGACCAGTGGGGCAACCTCACCGCGGGCGTCGACCTGATCCGCCGGGTGGAGGGCGGCACCGCCCACGCGCTGACCACCCCGCTGCTGACCAAGGCCGACGGCACGAAGTTCGGCAAGACCGCAGGCGGCGAGACCTACTGGCTGGACCCGGAGCTGACCTCCCCGTACGCCTTCTACCAGTTCTGGATCAACGCCGATGACCGGGACGTGGAGAAGTACCTGAAGGTCTTCAGCTTCCGCCCCCGCGAGGAGATCCAGCAGCTGGTCAAGGAGTCGGCCGAACGCCCCGCCGCGCGCATCGCCCAGCGGGCGCTGGCCGAGGAGGTCACCACCCTGGTCCACGGCGCCGACGAGTGCGCCAAGGTCGTCGCGGCCTCCCGCGCCCTGTTCGGCCAGGGCGCCCTGGAGGAGCTGGACGAGCGGACCCTCGGCGCGGCGCTGGCCGAGGTCCCCCGCATGGAGATCCCGCCCGGCGACCTGCCGCCCGTGGTGGACCTGCTGGCCGGCAGCGGCCTGTGCAAGAGCAAGTCGGAGGCCCGCCGCACCATCGCCCAGGGCGGTGCCTACCTGAACAACACCAAGGTCACCTCGGAGGAGGCCGTCCCCACCACCGAGGACCTGCTGCACGGCAGGTTCCTGGTGCTGCGGCGGGGCAAGCGCAACGTCGGCGGCGTCGAGGTCGTGCGCCGGGCCTGA